Proteins encoded in a region of the Ralstonia pseudosolanacearum genome:
- a CDS encoding nucleotidyltransferase domain-containing protein produces the protein MPHADQPNVSNAMSFLYAHPVSADIRARVLSELADIERRHDVTVLFACESGSRGWGFASPDSDYDVRFVYVHRPAWYLSVEPQRDVIEVPISDALDVSGWELRKALQLMHRSNPTLLEWLASPIVYREAPAAAQRMRALAPTFFSERRGRWHYLSMAAKNFRGYLKGESVRLKKYLYVLRPLLAAQWIDAGRGMPPMRFADLADVMVTDVPLREEINQLLAIKMASSEAEYGARFPRIHAFVEQALAAQALSADFRQGSGDPAALDAFLYATVMADSHPS, from the coding sequence ATGCCGCACGCCGATCAGCCGAACGTTTCGAACGCCATGTCTTTTCTCTACGCCCATCCGGTTTCCGCCGACATCCGCGCGCGGGTCCTGTCCGAACTCGCTGACATCGAGCGGCGGCACGACGTCACGGTCCTGTTCGCCTGCGAGTCCGGCAGCCGGGGCTGGGGGTTTGCCTCGCCAGACAGCGACTACGACGTGCGCTTCGTCTACGTGCATCGCCCGGCCTGGTACCTGAGCGTCGAGCCGCAGCGCGACGTGATCGAGGTGCCGATCAGCGATGCGCTGGATGTGAGCGGCTGGGAGCTGCGCAAGGCGCTGCAGCTGATGCACCGCTCCAATCCGACGCTGCTGGAATGGCTGGCCTCGCCGATCGTCTACCGGGAAGCCCCGGCGGCGGCACAGCGCATGCGCGCGCTGGCCCCGACCTTCTTCTCGGAGCGCAGGGGGCGCTGGCACTACCTGTCGATGGCGGCCAAGAATTTTCGCGGCTACCTGAAAGGCGAGTCGGTCCGCTTGAAGAAGTACCTCTATGTCCTGCGCCCGCTGCTGGCGGCCCAGTGGATCGACGCCGGGCGCGGCATGCCGCCCATGCGCTTCGCCGATCTGGCGGACGTCATGGTGACGGACGTGCCGCTGCGCGAGGAAATCAATCAGCTGCTGGCCATCAAGATGGCATCTTCCGAGGCGGAGTACGGTGCCCGGTTTCCGCGCATCCACGCCTTTGTCGAACAGGCACTGGCCGCGCAGGCGCTGTCGGCGGACTTCCGGCAAGGCAGCGGAGACCCCGCGGCGCTGGATGCGTTCCTCTATGCCACCGTGATGGCGGACAGCCATCCTTCCTGA
- the rtcA gene encoding RNA 3'-terminal phosphate cyclase — protein MNNRLQPAPCIELDGAQGEGGGQILRTALTLSMLTGTPFRIERIRAGRPKPGLMRQHLTAVQAAAEVSGATVEGAEAGSQALAFAPGPIRGGDYRFAIGTAGSCTLVLQTVLPALWFADAPSTVTVSGGTHNRAAPPVDFLIRAWQPLLARMGVTQTLALKRHGFYPAGGGEVLATVTPCAGRFGALHLTERGALRELSGQGIVANVRPGVARRELEALAARVPGVVGSVRELSPAEGPGNALVLDAVHEHVTEVFTGFGERGVPAERVAHGVASAALRYLHSTAAVDEYLADQLVLPMALAGAGSFTAVTASPHLTTNIAVIEKFLPVEITVQAESDASMVRVQVN, from the coding sequence ATGAACAACCGACTACAACCCGCGCCCTGCATCGAACTCGATGGTGCCCAAGGCGAGGGCGGCGGGCAGATCCTGCGCACGGCATTGACGCTGTCGATGCTGACCGGCACGCCCTTTCGCATCGAGCGGATCCGCGCGGGCCGGCCCAAGCCCGGCCTGATGCGCCAGCACCTGACGGCGGTGCAGGCCGCGGCGGAGGTCAGCGGCGCCACCGTGGAGGGCGCCGAGGCCGGCTCGCAGGCGCTGGCCTTTGCGCCGGGGCCGATCCGCGGCGGCGACTACCGCTTCGCGATCGGCACGGCCGGCAGCTGCACGCTGGTGCTGCAGACCGTCCTGCCGGCGCTGTGGTTTGCCGATGCGCCGAGCACCGTGACGGTGAGCGGCGGCACGCACAACCGCGCGGCGCCGCCGGTCGATTTCCTGATCCGCGCATGGCAGCCGCTGCTGGCCCGCATGGGCGTGACGCAGACGCTCGCGCTCAAGCGTCACGGCTTCTATCCGGCCGGCGGCGGCGAAGTGCTGGCCACGGTCACGCCGTGCGCCGGTCGGTTCGGCGCGCTGCACCTGACCGAGCGCGGCGCGCTGCGCGAGCTGAGCGGCCAGGGGATCGTCGCCAATGTGCGGCCGGGCGTGGCCCGCCGGGAACTGGAGGCGCTGGCCGCGCGCGTGCCCGGCGTGGTCGGCTCGGTGCGCGAGCTGTCGCCCGCCGAGGGACCGGGCAACGCCCTGGTGCTCGACGCCGTGCATGAGCACGTGACCGAAGTCTTCACCGGCTTCGGCGAGCGCGGCGTGCCGGCCGAGCGGGTGGCGCACGGGGTCGCGAGCGCGGCGCTGCGCTATCTGCACAGCACCGCCGCGGTCGACGAGTACCTCGCCGATCAGTTGGTGCTGCCGATGGCGCTGGCCGGCGCGGGCAGCTTCACCGCCGTGACCGCATCGCCGCACCTGACGACCAACATCGCGGTGATCGAGAAGTTCCTGCCGGTCGAGATCACCGTGCAGGCGGAGAGCGACGCGTCGATGGTGCGGGTGCAGGTCAACTGA
- a CDS encoding RtcB family protein gives MSNTHYNTLHVDHGADIKLWTDGVPVEDEARKQLMNTAKMPFIFKHLAVMPDVHLGKGSTIGSVIPTRGAIIPAAVGVDIGCGMMAARTTLTAADLPDNLHGLRSAIEAAVPHGRTQGPRDKGAWNTPPATVDAMWAELAEGFQRITDKYPRLKKTNNHKHLGTLGTGNHFIEVCLDEENRVWFMLHSGSRGVGNAIGNLFIELAQADMRQHIANLPDRDLAYFEEGSEHFDDYVEAVGWAQDYARRNRATMMQNVIAAARKVIAKPFAADVEAVNCHHNYVQRETHFGHEVLVTRKGAVSAQKGQLGIIPGSMGAKSFIVRGLGNEEAFCSCSHGAGRTMSRTQAKKRYTVDDQVRATAHVECRKDADVIDEIPMAYKDIDAVMAAQADLVEIVHTLRQVVCVKG, from the coding sequence ATGAGCAACACCCACTACAACACCCTCCACGTCGACCACGGCGCCGACATCAAGCTGTGGACCGACGGCGTGCCGGTGGAAGACGAGGCCCGCAAGCAACTGATGAACACGGCGAAGATGCCGTTCATCTTCAAGCACCTGGCGGTGATGCCGGATGTGCACCTGGGCAAGGGGTCGACCATCGGCAGCGTGATCCCGACGCGGGGCGCGATCATCCCGGCGGCCGTCGGCGTGGATATCGGCTGCGGCATGATGGCCGCGCGCACCACGCTCACCGCGGCCGACCTGCCGGACAACCTGCACGGCCTGCGCAGCGCCATCGAGGCGGCAGTGCCGCACGGCCGCACGCAGGGCCCGCGCGACAAGGGGGCCTGGAACACGCCGCCGGCCACGGTCGATGCGATGTGGGCGGAACTGGCCGAGGGCTTCCAGCGGATCACCGACAAGTATCCGCGGCTCAAGAAGACGAACAACCACAAGCACCTCGGCACGCTCGGTACCGGCAACCACTTCATCGAGGTCTGCCTGGATGAAGAGAACCGCGTCTGGTTCATGCTGCACTCCGGTTCGCGCGGCGTGGGCAATGCGATCGGCAACCTGTTCATCGAACTGGCGCAGGCCGATATGCGGCAGCACATCGCCAACCTGCCGGACCGCGACCTGGCGTATTTCGAGGAAGGCAGCGAGCACTTCGACGACTACGTGGAGGCGGTGGGCTGGGCGCAGGACTACGCGCGCCGCAACCGCGCCACGATGATGCAGAACGTGATCGCGGCCGCGCGCAAGGTGATCGCCAAGCCGTTCGCGGCGGACGTCGAGGCGGTGAACTGCCACCACAACTACGTGCAGCGCGAGACCCACTTTGGCCACGAGGTGCTGGTGACGCGCAAGGGCGCGGTGTCGGCGCAGAAGGGGCAGCTCGGCATCATCCCGGGGTCGATGGGCGCCAAGAGCTTCATCGTGCGCGGGCTGGGCAACGAAGAGGCGTTCTGCTCGTGCAGCCACGGCGCGGGCCGCACCATGAGCCGCACGCAGGCCAAGAAGCGCTACACGGTGGATGACCAGGTTCGCGCTACCGCGCACGTGGAGTGCCGCAAGGATGCCGACGTCATCGACGAAATCCCGATGGCGTACAAGGACATCGACGCCGTGATGGCCGCGCAGGCGGACCTGGTGGAGATCGTCCATACGCTGCGGCAGGTGGTGTGCGTGAAGGGGTAG